In Macadamia integrifolia cultivar HAES 741 chromosome 5, SCU_Mint_v3, whole genome shotgun sequence, a single window of DNA contains:
- the LOC122078040 gene encoding putative UPF0481 protein At3g02645: MKKLMPKIRGCYNNYLDLSGEALAWMLAVDACFLLEFLQIYAIKEGKVQTEFHAGKNFSNYVMLRDIVMLENQIPLFLMRKVLELQHSSLEAADVTFIASLIGLCKEVSPFKMMNFSSIKFTEHSHLLDVLYHMIVPKSEEQPEFAIELVSDGLDVPTVDEIVEEIKDSTQVLDLIRNLLSKLTEGPVSIVTRVIISTPANFFSKLPVFSILKQPLELLFSKTKAETISEYEDSSSTNNIHKPPLIGEIAIPSVTKLYNSGVQFAPIKGDLTYITFDTKSFTLYLPTVTIDVNTEVILRNLVAYEASNASGPLTFTRYTELMNGIIDTKEDVKLLREKGIVLNHLKSDEEVANLWNGMSGSVRLTKVPFSDKVIEDVNKYYRGTWKVKVGNPLKKYVFGSWKFLTLLAAIFLLLMTTLQAFCSVYSCGSVLRIDSTIDQ; encoded by the coding sequence atgaagaagctCATGCCAAAGATCCGAGGTTGCTACAACAACTACCTTGATTTAAGTGGTGAAGCACTAGCATGGATGTTAGCAGTTGATGCATGCTTCTTGCTTGAGTTCCTCCAAATTTATGCCATCAAAGAAGGCAAAGTCCAAACAGAATTTCATGCAGGCAAGAATTTTAGTAATTATGTTATGCTTAGAGATATAGTGATGCTTGAAAATCAAATCCCACTGTTCCTAATGAGGAAGGTCTTAGAACTCCAGCATTCCTCCTTAGAAGCAGCAGATGTGACATTCATTGCCTCTTTAATTGGTTTATGCAAAGAGGTATCTCCATTCAAGATGATGAATTTCTCAAGCATCAAATTCACAGAGCATTCACACTTGCTAGATGTTCTGTACCACATGATTGTGCCCAAATCTGAAGAACAACCCGAATTCGCCATCGAATTAGTCTCTGATGGACTAGATGTTCCCACTGTTGATGAGATTGTAGAAGAGATCAAAGATTCAACTCAAGTATTGGATTTGATCCGGAATCTGCTATCCAAATTAACAGAAGGTCCAGTAAGTATTGTTACAAGAGTAATAATTTCCACACCTgctaatttcttttctaaattaccTGTGTTTTCCATCCTAAAGCAGCCTTTAGAATTACTGTTTTCCAAAACTAAAGCTGAAACCATATCTGAATATGAGGATTCAAGTTCAACAAACAACATCCACAAGCCTCCTTTGATAGGGGAAATCGCGATCCCTTCAGTGACCAAACTCTACAATTCCGGTGTCCAATTTGCACCCATAAAAGGGGATCTCACATACATTACCTTCGACACCAAATCATTCACACTTTACCTCCCTACTGTTACCATAGATGTTAACACTGAAGTGATATTAAGAAACTTGGTTGCATATGAAGCATCAAATGCATCAGGACCATTAACTTTTACACGATACACAGAATTGATGAATGGCATTATAGACACCAAGGAGGATGTGAAACTGCTTAGAGAGAAAGGGATTGTTCTGAATCATCTGAAGAGTGATGAAGAAGTTGCTAACCTGTGGAATGGGATGAGTGGATCAGTGAGATTAACAAAAGTTCCCTTCTCGGACAAGGTAATTGAAGATGTCAACAAATATTATAGAGGTACATGGAAGGTCAAGGTAGGGAACCCCTTGAAAAAGTATGTTTTTGGTTCTTGGAAATTCCTAACACTCTTAGCAGCTATTTTTCTGTTGTTGATGACAACTCTTCAAGCATTTTGCTCAGTGTATAGCTGCGGCAGTGTTCTACGTATTGATTCAACGATCGATCAGTGA